The following coding sequences lie in one Parachlamydia acanthamoebae genomic window:
- the gatB gene encoding Asp-tRNA(Asn)/Glu-tRNA(Gln) amidotransferase subunit GatB: MTQEWETIIGLEIHAELNTKSKLFSVAPNRFGDEPNTNITEVCTGMPGALPVLNQEAVRKAVQLGCAVQAQVAHFSTFDRKSYFYPDSPRNFQITQYENPIVIGGTVIAEVDGVEKAFAIHHVHLEDDAGMLKHFSTFAGVDYNRAGVPLVEIVSEPCMHTPQEAVAYCLAIKAILQYIDASDCNMEEGSLRVDANISVRPKGEKGFRNKIEIKNMNSFSNMEMALTAEIKRQIREYTSRPDEPHTSIIKQATYRWDPDRKETVLMRTKESADDYRYFPEPDLVPIFLTDAYIEEIRRSLPELPLQRERRYVSELGLSAHSAFVLTSDKKLADYFEEALKISSNARSLCNWLIVEFAGRYKESGKSVIESGITAAHVGELINMIDQKEITGRIAKSVADEMVLHPEKSPKQIVKENPDFSPVHDQAEIEKLVTQVLADNPQSIADFKAGKDKAFAFLVGQVMKLTKGKASPEVVNELLKQKIHSS, from the coding sequence ATGACACAAGAGTGGGAAACCATTATTGGATTAGAAATCCATGCCGAGTTGAACACAAAATCAAAACTATTCAGTGTAGCTCCAAACCGCTTTGGGGATGAACCGAATACCAACATTACGGAAGTCTGTACGGGCATGCCAGGAGCTCTGCCTGTTTTAAATCAAGAAGCTGTCCGTAAAGCCGTGCAATTAGGCTGCGCTGTACAAGCGCAAGTAGCACATTTTAGTACTTTTGACCGAAAGTCCTACTTTTATCCTGATAGCCCGCGTAATTTTCAGATTACTCAGTATGAAAATCCCATTGTTATTGGTGGGACAGTCATTGCCGAAGTAGATGGAGTCGAAAAAGCTTTCGCTATTCATCATGTCCACCTGGAAGACGATGCAGGGATGCTCAAGCACTTTTCCACTTTTGCTGGAGTTGATTATAACCGTGCTGGCGTTCCTCTTGTTGAAATCGTTTCTGAGCCTTGCATGCACACTCCTCAAGAAGCCGTCGCTTATTGTTTGGCGATCAAAGCTATTTTACAATACATCGATGCATCTGATTGCAACATGGAAGAAGGTTCTCTGCGGGTGGATGCTAACATTTCTGTTCGTCCCAAAGGGGAAAAAGGATTTCGAAATAAAATTGAAATTAAAAACATGAATTCCTTTAGCAATATGGAAATGGCTTTAACTGCAGAAATCAAACGGCAAATTCGTGAATATACGAGCCGTCCAGATGAGCCACACACATCGATTATTAAGCAGGCCACTTATCGTTGGGATCCGGACCGCAAAGAAACGGTTCTGATGCGGACGAAAGAATCTGCGGATGACTATCGTTATTTTCCAGAACCCGATTTAGTTCCAATTTTTTTAACTGATGCATATATTGAAGAGATTAGAAGATCCCTTCCGGAGCTTCCTCTACAAAGAGAAAGACGCTATGTCAGTGAGCTAGGTCTTTCTGCTCACTCTGCTTTTGTCTTAACAAGCGATAAAAAGCTGGCCGATTATTTTGAAGAGGCACTAAAAATAAGCTCTAATGCACGTAGTTTATGCAACTGGCTCATTGTCGAGTTTGCCGGTCGCTATAAAGAAAGCGGTAAATCAGTTATTGAAAGTGGTATTACAGCAGCGCATGTGGGCGAACTGATTAACATGATTGATCAGAAAGAAATTACAGGAAGAATCGCAAAATCGGTAGCGGATGAGATGGTGTTACACCCTGAAAAATCCCCTAAGCAAATTGTGAAGGAAAATCCCGATTTCTCACCTGTACACGATCAAGCTGAAATTGAAAAGCTTGTGACACAAGTTTTAGCAGATAATCCACAATCAATCGCCGATTTTAAGGCAGGCAAAGATAAAGCTTTTGCTTTCCTCGTCGGACAAGTGATGAAGCTGACCAAAGGAAAAGCCTCTCCTGAAGTTGTTAATGAACTTTTAAAACAAAAAATTCACTCTTCATAA